A window of the Janthinobacterium agaricidamnosum NBRC 102515 = DSM 9628 genome harbors these coding sequences:
- a CDS encoding tetratricopeptide repeat-containing diguanylate cyclase — protein MIGIAHTLALHGSRWLLAAACMAPWLAQAESEIDRRISAAREGSRFAPNRALRDLQQVESEAMAAPPATRGEFMAQLSIARMRIGDKPGALALAEDLIAYARLQQDPATMARGLLTKAYVLFSMGERKASHVLAFEGETLANRTTDLPLRVQAAITSGQARAEQGNFPAALFKLQSAVDLAREIDEQGPLASALNALTVLYKQMHEYDKGFVVLDELLDVSAKLQSPGRMAIAKTTEYTLSLDSRQPKRGLSALLVVLDLQRKLDAKGMIANTLVNLSDSYLKQYDYAKTQQYANQAIAAARIINDNAIEATARINIGQALIGTGHLAEGKKVFASGLAVYEKAGSKPELQATLLEYGAALERAGDMGAAVAAYHRERAISNELFQQQRQQAVYELQEKYEAEKKQRQIELLSRENQVKSAELDNRRLQQRVWWLLALVFTLVTAVIGLLYRKVRHANVQLHVKNQELKQQSARDPLTGLYNRRHFQEFMRGHKHQPERRGSGVSGEDIVGALFLLDVDHFKHINDRYGHAAGDLVLKTISDCLHVLLRETDMIVRWGGEEFLAFLPAVPRGGVDDIARRVLNGISEQVIDYQEHQIQVNVSLGYAPYPLIPLDQPLPWERAVNLVDMALYLAKSHGRNRAYGVRRFDNFQHTSMEAVEQDLERAWRAGFVDLSVVLGGTPEQPPPANALLAVPDNVIILKPGAKRAGA, from the coding sequence TTGATTGGTATTGCGCATACGCTTGCCCTGCATGGATCACGCTGGCTGCTGGCCGCCGCCTGCATGGCGCCATGGCTGGCCCAGGCGGAATCGGAAATCGACCGGCGCATCAGTGCCGCGCGCGAAGGAAGCCGCTTTGCGCCGAACCGGGCGCTGCGCGATTTGCAGCAGGTGGAAAGCGAGGCGATGGCGGCGCCGCCGGCCACCCGCGGCGAATTCATGGCGCAACTGAGCATCGCCAGGATGCGCATCGGCGACAAGCCCGGCGCGCTGGCCCTGGCCGAGGATTTGATCGCCTACGCCAGGCTGCAGCAAGACCCGGCGACCATGGCCAGGGGCTTGCTGACCAAGGCGTATGTGCTGTTTTCGATGGGCGAACGCAAGGCCTCGCACGTGCTGGCCTTCGAGGGCGAAACCCTGGCCAACCGCACCACCGACTTGCCGCTGCGGGTGCAGGCGGCGATCACCTCGGGCCAGGCGCGCGCCGAACAGGGCAACTTCCCGGCCGCGCTGTTCAAGCTGCAAAGCGCGGTCGACCTGGCGCGCGAAATCGACGAGCAAGGCCCGCTGGCCAGCGCACTGAACGCGCTGACCGTGCTGTACAAGCAGATGCATGAGTACGACAAGGGTTTCGTGGTGCTCGACGAATTGCTGGACGTGTCGGCCAAGCTGCAATCGCCGGGACGCATGGCCATCGCCAAGACCACCGAATACACCTTGTCGCTCGATTCGCGGCAGCCGAAACGGGGCTTGTCGGCGTTGCTGGTGGTGCTGGACTTGCAGCGCAAGCTGGACGCCAAGGGCATGATCGCCAACACGCTGGTCAACCTGTCCGACAGCTATCTGAAGCAATACGATTACGCCAAGACCCAGCAATACGCCAACCAGGCCATCGCCGCCGCGCGCATCATCAACGACAACGCCATCGAAGCGACCGCCAGGATCAATATCGGCCAGGCCCTGATCGGCACCGGCCACCTGGCCGAGGGCAAGAAGGTATTTGCCAGCGGCCTGGCGGTGTATGAAAAGGCCGGCAGCAAACCGGAACTCCAGGCGACCCTGCTGGAATACGGCGCGGCGCTGGAACGGGCCGGCGACATGGGCGCCGCGGTGGCCGCCTACCACCGCGAACGGGCGATTTCAAACGAGCTGTTCCAGCAGCAGCGCCAGCAAGCCGTCTATGAATTGCAGGAAAAATACGAGGCCGAAAAGAAGCAGCGCCAGATCGAATTGCTGAGCCGCGAAAACCAGGTCAAGAGCGCCGAACTGGACAACCGCCGCCTGCAACAGCGCGTCTGGTGGCTGCTGGCGCTGGTGTTCACGCTGGTGACGGCGGTGATCGGCTTGCTGTACCGGAAAGTGCGCCACGCCAACGTGCAATTACACGTCAAGAACCAGGAATTGAAGCAGCAAAGCGCGCGCGACCCGTTGACCGGCCTGTATAACCGGCGGCATTTCCAGGAATTCATGCGCGGCCACAAGCACCAGCCGGAACGGCGCGGCAGCGGTGTGTCCGGCGAGGATATCGTCGGCGCGCTGTTCCTGCTCGACGTCGACCATTTCAAGCATATCAACGACCGCTACGGCCATGCGGCCGGCGACCTGGTATTGAAGACCATTTCGGATTGCCTGCATGTGCTGCTGCGCGAAACCGATATGATCGTGCGCTGGGGCGGCGAAGAGTTTCTGGCGTTCCTGCCGGCGGTGCCGCGCGGCGGCGTCGACGACATCGCGCGCCGGGTATTGAACGGCATTTCGGAACAAGTCATCGACTACCAGGAACATCAGATCCAGGTGAATGTGTCGCTCGGTTATGCGCCGTATCCGCTGATACCGCTGGACCAGCCGCTGCCGTGGGAACGGGCGGTCAACCTGGTCGACATGGCGCTGTACCTGGCCAAGTCGCATGGCCGCAACCGGGCCTATGGCGTGCGCCGCTTCGACAATTTCCAGCACACGTCGATGGAAGCCGTCGAACAAGACCTGGAGCGCGCGTGGCGCGCCGGCTTTGTCGACCTCAGCGTGGTGCTGGGCGGCACGCCGGAGCAGCCGCCGCCGGCCAATGCCCTGCTGGCAGTACCGGACAATGTGATCATACTCAAGCCCGGCGCCAAGCGCGCCGGAGCCTGA
- a CDS encoding molybdopterin-dependent oxidoreductase: MPQPAVVRRICPFCEASCGLEIEVDGGKVGRIRGDQADVFSKGFLCPKAIGLKDLHEDPDRLRTPLIKRNGVFEKASWSEAYAEIEARLPPIIAQHGPDAVASVLGNPTSHKMGLTLYYPRLAKALGTRKLFSASSIDQVPKMLSVGLMFGSWLSVPVPDIERCNYLLMLGANPMVSNGSLWTVPDFRGKAKAMRARGGKLVVIDPRRSETAEVADEHHFIRPGGDVFFLLGLVNTLFDEGLARPGRLAPHINGLEALAGAVGAYRPEQMAARCGIDAATMRRLARELAGAGAGAAYGRIGTCTQQYGTLCSWLIDVLNVLTGHLDAPGGPMFPKAAAFAANTRGQPGGGRGIVSGRHHSRVSGAPEMAGELPITCLAEEIDVPGPGQVRALIAIAANPVLSAPNGARLAAALQQLDFMVSLDIYLNETSRHADVILPGPSPLEDSHYDVTFSQFSHHNHARYSPPVLERTDGQPDEWQSLLRIAAIVGGHGAGADIEQLDDAALAPEARRSAGALRGPERLLDLALRDGPYRLSLAALQAAPSGIDLGPMTARIPEALRTPSGKIELAPAMLLADLRRVAADLATPAPPLVIIGRRQLRSNNSWMHNLPVLAKGAYRCTALVHPDDAARLQLSEGGQALIRNGAREIAVQVEISADMMPGVVSLPHGWGHDLAGTRTTLASARPGVNLNALLDENLRDPLSGNAVLSGVAVQMQRLE, encoded by the coding sequence ATGCCGCAGCCCGCCGTCGTCCGCCGCATCTGCCCGTTTTGTGAAGCAAGCTGCGGCCTTGAAATCGAAGTCGACGGCGGCAAGGTCGGCCGCATCCGGGGCGACCAGGCCGACGTCTTCAGCAAAGGTTTTTTGTGTCCGAAAGCCATCGGCCTGAAAGACTTGCACGAAGACCCGGACCGCCTGCGCACGCCGCTGATCAAGCGCAACGGCGTCTTTGAAAAAGCCAGCTGGAGCGAGGCTTACGCCGAAATCGAAGCACGCTTGCCGCCCATCATTGCGCAACATGGGCCGGACGCGGTGGCCAGCGTGCTCGGCAATCCAACTTCGCACAAGATGGGCCTGACGCTGTATTACCCGCGCCTGGCCAAGGCGCTCGGCACGCGCAAGCTGTTTTCCGCGTCCAGCATCGACCAGGTGCCGAAAATGCTGTCGGTCGGCCTGATGTTCGGCAGCTGGCTGTCGGTGCCGGTGCCCGATATCGAACGCTGCAACTACCTGCTGATGCTGGGCGCGAATCCGATGGTGTCGAACGGCAGCCTGTGGACCGTGCCGGATTTCCGCGGCAAGGCCAAGGCCATGCGCGCGCGCGGCGGCAAGCTGGTGGTGATCGATCCGCGCCGCAGCGAAACCGCCGAAGTGGCCGACGAACACCATTTCATCCGCCCCGGCGGCGACGTGTTTTTCCTGCTCGGCCTGGTCAACACGCTGTTCGACGAGGGACTGGCGCGCCCGGGACGGCTGGCGCCGCACATCAATGGACTGGAGGCGCTGGCCGGCGCCGTCGGCGCGTACCGGCCGGAACAGATGGCGGCCCGCTGCGGCATCGATGCGGCCACCATGCGCCGGCTGGCGCGCGAACTGGCCGGCGCCGGCGCGGGCGCCGCCTATGGCCGCATCGGCACCTGCACCCAGCAATACGGCACCCTGTGTTCATGGCTGATCGACGTGCTGAACGTCTTGACCGGCCACCTCGATGCGCCAGGCGGTCCGATGTTCCCGAAAGCGGCCGCGTTCGCCGCCAACACCCGCGGCCAGCCGGGCGGCGGCCGCGGCATCGTCAGCGGACGGCATCACAGCCGGGTCTCGGGCGCGCCGGAAATGGCCGGCGAATTGCCGATCACCTGCCTGGCCGAAGAAATCGATGTTCCCGGTCCCGGCCAGGTCAGGGCGCTGATCGCGATCGCCGCCAATCCGGTGCTGTCGGCGCCGAACGGCGCGCGGCTGGCGGCGGCGCTGCAGCAGCTCGATTTCATGGTCAGCCTGGATATCTACCTGAACGAAACCTCGCGCCACGCCGACGTGATACTGCCCGGCCCGTCGCCGCTGGAAGACAGCCACTACGACGTCACCTTCAGCCAGTTTTCACATCATAACCATGCGCGCTACAGCCCGCCGGTGCTGGAGCGCACCGACGGCCAGCCCGATGAATGGCAAAGCCTGCTGCGCATCGCCGCGATCGTCGGCGGACATGGCGCCGGCGCCGATATCGAACAACTCGACGACGCCGCGCTGGCGCCGGAGGCGCGGCGCAGCGCCGGCGCGCTGCGCGGACCGGAACGGCTGCTCGACCTGGCGCTGCGCGACGGCCCGTACCGCCTGTCGCTGGCCGCGCTGCAGGCGGCGCCGTCCGGCATCGACCTGGGGCCGATGACGGCGCGCATCCCGGAAGCGCTGCGCACGCCTTCCGGCAAGATCGAACTGGCGCCGGCGATGCTGCTGGCCGACCTGCGGCGGGTGGCGGCCGACCTGGCCACGCCGGCGCCGCCGCTGGTCATCATCGGCCGCCGCCAGCTGCGTTCGAACAATAGCTGGATGCACAACTTGCCGGTGCTGGCCAAGGGCGCCTACCGCTGCACGGCGCTGGTGCATCCGGACGATGCGGCCAGGCTGCAACTGAGCGAAGGCGGCCAGGCGCTGATACGCAACGGCGCGCGGGAAATCGCGGTGCAAGTGGAAATCAGCGCCGACATGATGCCGGGCGTGGTCAGCCTGCCGCATGGCTGGGGCCATGACCTGGCGGGCACCCGGACCACGCTGGCGAGCGCACGGCCGGGCGTCAACCTGAATGCGCTGCTCGATGAAAACCTGCGCGATCCGCTGTCCGGCAATGCGGTGCTGTCGGGCGTGGCGGTGCAGATGCAGCGCCTGGAATAA
- a CDS encoding ABC transporter ATP-binding protein, whose protein sequence is MRSDTQQTNHKKAPASAGGQARQAVALLRRAAQPDLHHLGWASMWLVLAALLEVSGPILGKKLIDDHLLPRHLDWTRMALLLAGCLLTGWIASGLRYLQLLRLSGLAMRSVRRLRETVYGHVLRLPMSFFDRAITGQLVGRVTNDTEAVKSLYVQVLFVMLDNSIVLVGTMAAMAWLDWRLMLIVLALVPAVLLIVFLYQRWSAPAVTRARALRSEINGQIAESIGGMSVLQANNAALRFGLRFRGVNQDHYEARMHELRANAWLLRPALDLLNIVLLAVVIFSFGQRSISAIEVGVLYAFISYIARVIEPLIQITTQFSQLQQSVVATARVSALLDQAGAPEHLAGKAAPAPRHGANDGSVPAVDIRDLSFAYIDNQTVLHDLSLQIPQGAFFGIVGHTGSGKSTLLSLLLRFYPARHGSIAINGIALDAIDNEHFRADVGLVPQDPFLLAASARENIDMGRGFSQAEIETAARAAHAHDFIMALEHGYHTALGEGGSRLSSGQKQLIAIARALAGQPRILLLDEATSRIDSQTEQIVQTALNELRGKVTIIAIAHRLSTIREADRIIVLNHGRITEAGPHDALMQIDGGLYQRLYLLQQLAPGEAGAA, encoded by the coding sequence ATGCGCTCTGACACCCAGCAAACCAATCATAAGAAAGCGCCGGCCTCGGCGGGCGGCCAGGCGCGCCAGGCGGTCGCGCTGCTGCGCCGCGCCGCGCAGCCGGATCTGCACCACCTCGGCTGGGCCAGCATGTGGCTGGTGCTGGCCGCGCTGCTGGAAGTCTCCGGGCCTATCCTCGGCAAAAAACTGATCGACGACCATCTGCTGCCGCGCCACCTCGACTGGACCCGCATGGCGCTGCTGCTGGCCGGCTGCCTGCTGACCGGCTGGATCGCCAGCGGCCTGCGCTACCTGCAATTGCTGCGCCTGTCCGGCCTGGCGATGCGCTCGGTGCGCCGGCTGCGCGAAACCGTCTACGGCCACGTGCTGCGCCTGCCGATGAGCTTTTTCGACCGCGCCATCACCGGCCAGCTGGTGGGCCGGGTCACCAACGATACCGAAGCCGTCAAGTCGCTGTATGTGCAAGTGCTGTTCGTCATGCTCGACAATTCCATCGTGCTGGTCGGCACCATGGCGGCGATGGCGTGGCTGGACTGGCGCCTGATGCTGATCGTGCTGGCGCTGGTGCCGGCGGTGCTGCTGATCGTGTTCTTGTACCAGCGCTGGAGCGCGCCGGCAGTCACCCGGGCACGCGCGCTGCGCAGCGAAATCAATGGCCAGATCGCCGAATCGATCGGCGGCATGAGCGTGCTGCAGGCGAACAATGCGGCGCTGCGCTTCGGGCTCCGCTTCCGCGGCGTCAACCAGGACCATTACGAAGCGCGCATGCATGAATTGCGCGCCAACGCCTGGCTGCTGCGCCCGGCGCTGGACTTGCTCAACATCGTGCTGCTGGCCGTGGTCATCTTCAGCTTCGGCCAGCGCAGCATCAGCGCGATCGAAGTCGGCGTGCTGTACGCCTTCATCAGCTATATCGCGCGGGTGATCGAACCGCTGATCCAGATCACCACCCAATTCAGCCAGCTGCAGCAATCGGTGGTGGCCACCGCGCGCGTGTCGGCGCTGCTCGACCAAGCCGGCGCGCCGGAACACCTGGCCGGCAAGGCCGCGCCGGCGCCGCGCCATGGCGCCAACGACGGTTCGGTGCCGGCGGTCGATATCCGCGACTTGTCGTTCGCGTATATCGATAACCAGACCGTGCTGCACGACTTGTCGCTGCAGATTCCGCAAGGCGCGTTCTTCGGCATCGTCGGCCATACCGGCAGCGGCAAGTCGACGCTGCTGTCGCTGCTGCTGCGCTTTTATCCGGCACGCCACGGCAGCATCGCCATCAACGGCATCGCGCTCGACGCGATCGACAACGAGCACTTCCGCGCCGACGTCGGACTAGTGCCGCAAGACCCGTTCCTGCTGGCCGCGTCGGCGCGCGAAAACATCGACATGGGCCGGGGATTTTCGCAGGCCGAGATTGAGACGGCGGCGCGCGCCGCGCATGCGCACGACTTCATCATGGCGCTGGAGCACGGCTACCACACGGCGCTCGGCGAAGGCGGCTCGCGGCTGTCGTCGGGACAAAAACAGTTGATCGCGATCGCCCGCGCGCTGGCCGGCCAGCCGCGCATCCTGCTGCTCGACGAAGCCACGTCGCGCATCGATAGCCAGACCGAGCAAATCGTGCAAACCGCGCTCAACGAGTTGCGCGGCAAGGTCACCATCATCGCCATCGCGCACCGCCTGTCGACGATACGCGAGGCCGACCGCATCATCGTGCTGAACCATGGCCGCATCACCGAGGCCGGGCCGCACGACGCGCTGATGCAGATCGACGGCGGCCTGTACCAGCGCCTGTATTTGCTGCAGCAACTGGCGCCGGGAGAGGCCGGCGCAGCGTGA
- a CDS encoding tubulin-like doman-containing protein, whose protein sequence is MADFPSSGAEKKAELKVDLRPTLFIGAGGTGMEVMMRIRRRILSEVWNPHNPTRVDSIGQFPVARFLHFDLDSGAVIDSGKSQRTDPWYSLVKMSDEERLIEHIDLQQYHESDDSLARFPLIESWMPLRPKKLRSLGIDPTKGAGQIRAIARLYLYDKYPKLRSRIKGALNSLSSNAGNERKEDYQRLGLRVDTSKFRIVVIASCAGGTGAGSSLDMGWIAKAVAREEVSSSQVDLVMFLPSGYAKANKERTEANAYATLMELETAMRDMSAQVKWADPDSLTGKGAPFDDVYFVDTANLSNNATQDVRDVYQMVADSLFEDFASADFANNKRSIAVNQQQHKLGPFNPRVPEQRFGDMRLSYSRVYSAFGQAVLDTQQNLREDIRAYELSGLMVKAFFGIIGSDGKPARRAGDTERDMFMREHMAMSEHPFDRFPDFKKGTVDITPFQEYALTDLLLMDKDERSLLERVESKVQLEIDRIMGAYELNIWREKVAELLPQLERDAIREAGATAETSEDRIKRHTVELLTRLKGRARDQLYALLDDRKQGGLEFVLSLLEQVKARIAQRDLVTVERNGKRYRDIRDALRTRQVEESLANLGQAAGKFFGRDAQAREVMGHLKRDISDYLRFHMRAVAAAQASEVLISLSSWLGETKSVDDNGQAVWSGVAGEFQDGRRCVEAMLAAVDQRIDQLRADARHEHATYMKLASDALPEPVQLTGDISSWSEEVLLEFGGSSRLFPQLGDEALRASLLLKLFRRAQVQLSSRSDDAPQADPLLERLSAMSPQERQRIFSEWIKSAMPWVNARFSAEFTPKEDQFKCFIGVGDAAAWGKMLTEIKASVPSDHFKGDLISLVNSGVPGRAVCYIELSGYPMTVLRGLPTWRTSYQIENPKIPTHLHFDSTRFRHPIVPSMDELNRLADDYEYFLQAVALGVIRRKPDLQDREALFQPRGQYLFEVEAGSGEWLQIGNEFAIRSNGLPSYYRNQVVSAVQQRLTRIGAAQMMLLAELMRHYQLRVYEPKLERDETGAEKGSPSLPNITAKRLHEAWLKRALAMNPAFSHDTLLRARDIMPNWSEQVSDSSSDAYRWEVEKVVDKRVIRAEYLANEAAAAGVFAAAPATAPATAPGVAPQAAPLRPAAVAGASYKVFLNKVQHGPYSFDELAARIGRGEVEPSTKIWNMVWIPRVDQWKVAAEMSEFAALFAADIPDPDDEIPDPE, encoded by the coding sequence ATGGCAGATTTCCCCAGTTCAGGCGCCGAAAAAAAGGCTGAATTAAAAGTCGATTTACGGCCCACGCTCTTCATCGGCGCCGGCGGCACCGGCATGGAAGTGATGATGCGCATCCGCCGCCGCATCCTGTCGGAAGTGTGGAATCCGCACAATCCGACCCGCGTCGATTCGATCGGCCAATTCCCGGTGGCGCGCTTTTTGCACTTCGACCTGGACAGCGGCGCGGTGATCGACAGCGGCAAGTCGCAGCGCACCGACCCGTGGTATTCGCTGGTCAAGATGAGCGATGAGGAACGCCTGATCGAACATATCGACTTGCAGCAGTACCACGAATCCGACGACAGCCTGGCGCGTTTTCCGCTGATCGAAAGCTGGATGCCGCTGCGGCCGAAAAAACTGCGCTCGCTGGGCATCGACCCGACCAAGGGCGCCGGCCAGATCCGCGCCATCGCGCGGCTGTACCTGTACGATAAATATCCGAAGCTGCGCAGCCGCATCAAGGGCGCGCTCAATTCGCTGAGCAGCAACGCCGGCAATGAGCGCAAGGAAGATTACCAGCGGCTCGGCTTGCGGGTCGATACGTCGAAGTTCCGCATCGTCGTGATCGCCTCGTGCGCCGGCGGCACCGGCGCCGGCAGTTCGCTCGACATGGGCTGGATCGCCAAGGCCGTCGCGCGCGAGGAAGTGTCGAGCAGCCAGGTCGACCTGGTGATGTTCCTGCCGTCCGGCTACGCCAAGGCGAACAAGGAGCGCACCGAAGCGAACGCCTACGCCACGCTGATGGAGCTGGAAACGGCGATGCGCGACATGAGCGCGCAAGTCAAATGGGCCGACCCGGACAGCCTGACCGGCAAGGGCGCGCCGTTCGACGACGTGTATTTCGTCGACACCGCCAACCTGTCGAACAACGCCACCCAGGACGTGCGCGATGTGTACCAGATGGTGGCCGATTCGCTGTTCGAGGATTTCGCCTCGGCCGACTTCGCCAACAACAAGCGCTCGATCGCCGTCAACCAGCAGCAGCACAAGCTGGGGCCGTTCAATCCGCGCGTGCCGGAACAGCGTTTCGGCGACATGCGCCTGTCGTATTCGCGGGTCTATTCGGCGTTCGGCCAGGCGGTGCTGGACACCCAGCAAAACCTGCGCGAAGACATCCGCGCGTATGAATTGTCGGGCCTGATGGTGAAAGCCTTCTTCGGCATCATCGGCAGCGACGGCAAGCCGGCGCGCCGCGCCGGCGACACCGAACGCGACATGTTCATGCGCGAGCACATGGCGATGAGCGAACATCCGTTCGACCGATTCCCCGACTTCAAGAAGGGCACGGTCGACATCACGCCGTTCCAGGAATACGCACTGACCGACCTGCTGCTGATGGACAAGGACGAGCGCTCGCTGCTGGAGCGGGTCGAGAGCAAGGTGCAGCTCGAAATCGACCGCATCATGGGCGCCTACGAACTCAATATCTGGCGCGAAAAGGTCGCCGAACTGCTGCCGCAGCTGGAACGCGACGCGATCCGCGAAGCCGGCGCCACCGCCGAAACCAGCGAAGACCGCATCAAGCGCCATACCGTCGAACTGCTGACGCGGCTGAAGGGCCGCGCGCGCGACCAGCTGTATGCGCTGCTGGACGACCGCAAGCAGGGCGGGCTGGAATTCGTGCTGTCGCTGCTGGAGCAGGTCAAGGCGCGCATTGCCCAGCGCGACCTGGTCACGGTGGAGCGCAACGGCAAGCGCTACCGCGACATCCGCGACGCGCTGCGCACCCGCCAGGTGGAAGAATCGCTGGCCAACCTGGGCCAGGCGGCCGGCAAGTTCTTCGGCCGCGACGCCCAGGCGCGCGAAGTGATGGGCCACTTGAAGCGCGACATTTCCGACTACCTGCGCTTCCACATGCGCGCCGTCGCGGCCGCGCAAGCCAGCGAAGTGCTGATCTCGCTATCGAGCTGGCTGGGCGAAACCAAGTCGGTCGACGACAACGGCCAGGCGGTGTGGAGCGGCGTGGCCGGCGAATTCCAGGATGGCCGGCGCTGCGTCGAGGCGATGCTGGCGGCGGTCGACCAGCGCATCGACCAGTTGCGCGCCGATGCGCGCCACGAACATGCGACCTACATGAAACTGGCCAGCGACGCCTTGCCGGAACCGGTCCAGCTGACCGGCGACATCAGCAGCTGGAGCGAGGAAGTGCTGCTCGAATTCGGCGGTTCGTCGCGCTTGTTCCCGCAATTGGGCGATGAAGCGCTGCGCGCCTCGCTGCTGCTGAAACTGTTCCGCCGCGCGCAAGTGCAGCTCAGTTCCCGCAGCGACGACGCGCCGCAGGCCGATCCGCTGCTGGAACGCCTGTCGGCGATGTCGCCGCAAGAGCGCCAGCGCATTTTCAGCGAATGGATCAAGAGCGCGATGCCGTGGGTGAACGCGCGTTTCAGCGCCGAATTCACGCCCAAGGAAGACCAGTTCAAATGCTTCATCGGCGTCGGCGACGCGGCCGCGTGGGGCAAGATGCTGACCGAAATCAAGGCGTCGGTGCCGTCCGACCATTTCAAGGGTGACTTGATCAGCCTGGTCAATTCCGGCGTGCCGGGCCGCGCCGTGTGCTACATCGAACTGTCGGGCTACCCGATGACGGTGCTGCGCGGCTTGCCGACCTGGCGCACCTCGTACCAGATCGAAAACCCGAAAATCCCGACCCACCTGCATTTCGATTCGACCCGTTTCCGTCACCCGATCGTGCCCTCGATGGATGAGCTGAACCGGCTGGCCGACGATTACGAATACTTCCTGCAAGCGGTGGCGCTGGGCGTGATCAGGCGCAAGCCCGACTTGCAAGACCGCGAGGCGCTGTTCCAGCCGCGCGGCCAGTACCTGTTCGAAGTCGAAGCGGGCTCCGGCGAATGGCTGCAGATCGGTAATGAATTCGCGATCCGCTCGAACGGCTTGCCGTCGTATTACCGCAACCAGGTGGTCAGCGCGGTGCAGCAGCGGCTGACCCGCATCGGCGCGGCGCAAATGATGTTATTGGCCGAATTGATGCGGCATTACCAGTTGCGGGTCTATGAACCGAAGCTGGAACGCGATGAAACGGGCGCCGAAAAAGGCTCGCCGTCGCTGCCGAACATCACCGCCAAGCGGCTGCATGAAGCGTGGCTGAAGCGGGCGCTGGCGATGAATCCGGCCTTCAGCCACGACACCCTGCTGCGCGCGCGCGACATAATGCCGAACTGGAGCGAGCAAGTGAGCGATTCGTCCAGCGACGCTTACCGCTGGGAAGTCGAGAAAGTGGTCGACAAGCGCGTCATCCGCGCCGAATACCTGGCCAATGAAGCGGCGGCGGCCGGCGTGTTCGCCGCGGCACCGGCTACCGCACCGGCTACCGCGCCTGGAGTGGCGCCGCAGGCCGCGCCGCTGCGTCCGGCGGCCGTAGCGGGCGCCAGCTATAAAGTGTTCCTGAACAAGGTGCAGCATGGCCCGTATTCGTTCGACGAATTGGCGGCCCGTATCGGGCGCGGCGAAGTCGAGCCCTCCACCAAGATCTGGAATATGGTCTGGATACCGCGTGTCGATCAATGGAAGGTGGCGGCTGAAATGTCCGAGTTTGCCGCTTTGTTCGCCGCCGATATTCCTGATCCGGATGACGAGATTCCCGATCCGGAATGA